One window from the genome of Rufibacter tibetensis encodes:
- a CDS encoding type I restriction-modification system subunit M, with the protein MTNEQLKKLEDDLWDAANALRAYGGIKASDYAVPVLGLIFLRFADNKYSHVEAEILQEYEQHKGTRMERALDKIALEKCGFYLPDIARYDYLLNLPGDKKAAAAIKEAMEAIEAFQDAKFEGVLPKDPYFDIEKKKDDILPQLLKTFSNIPQDASGDIFGKIYEYFLGKFAMSEGQKGGEFFTPTSVVRFIVEVIEPFSGKIYDPACGSGGMFVQSAKFVQEAKHDLNDIYVYGQEYMGETVRLAKMNLLVNNLRGEITETNSYESDPYHSKERFDYVMANPPFNVKTVKEATVKNDSRFTAYGLPTNKGKKDDKITDANYLWISLFATSLNENGRAGFVMANSASDARNTEYDIRKKIVDSGIVDCMVTMPSNMFYTVTLPATIWFFDRGKVNTDRKDKILFLDGRNVYRQLDRAHRDWSEEQVQNLAAIVRLYRGETSRYLELIDRYIKEAIKAILALPEHVEKFGAALTKTISGLQNYYQQSEGKYKSEQLNNLQASDLLEQLQTLQLLNAPNVTDDLSLRTLATAKDNTSQLQFATELRTILAAYRVLQNQLNQQKEQVTELWKQADKLLKLKNDKSWIDFGLNKADKVFEEKQQKLHAVLEQGIYWLKSMSWLQERFPDAIYVDVTGLCKAVSRKEYTEEQDYSLNAGRYVGITLDEDGMTEEEFIKLIQFKAKNFKDLCLEAQQLEENIVDNFSKLLS; encoded by the coding sequence ATGACAAACGAACAACTAAAGAAACTAGAAGATGATTTGTGGGATGCAGCTAACGCGTTGCGTGCCTATGGAGGGATAAAGGCATCGGATTATGCGGTACCGGTGCTGGGGCTTATCTTCTTGCGATTTGCCGATAATAAATACAGCCATGTAGAAGCTGAAATTCTGCAGGAGTACGAGCAGCACAAAGGTACCCGGATGGAGCGGGCCTTGGATAAGATTGCCTTAGAGAAGTGTGGCTTCTATTTACCAGATATTGCCCGATATGATTACTTGCTAAACTTGCCTGGTGATAAGAAAGCAGCCGCTGCCATAAAAGAAGCAATGGAAGCTATTGAAGCTTTTCAAGATGCTAAATTTGAGGGAGTATTGCCTAAGGATCCTTACTTCGACATTGAAAAGAAGAAAGACGACATTCTGCCACAATTGCTGAAAACCTTCTCTAACATCCCGCAAGATGCTAGTGGTGATATCTTCGGCAAGATATATGAGTACTTCCTTGGCAAGTTCGCCATGAGCGAAGGACAGAAAGGTGGTGAGTTCTTCACGCCAACTTCAGTAGTGCGTTTTATAGTAGAAGTGATAGAACCCTTTAGCGGGAAGATTTACGACCCTGCTTGCGGATCGGGTGGTATGTTTGTGCAGTCGGCTAAGTTTGTACAGGAGGCAAAGCACGACCTGAATGATATTTACGTGTACGGCCAGGAATACATGGGGGAAACTGTGCGATTAGCTAAAATGAACCTGCTAGTTAATAACCTTCGCGGTGAAATTACTGAAACTAACTCCTACGAGAGCGACCCTTACCACAGCAAAGAGCGTTTCGACTATGTAATGGCTAACCCGCCATTTAATGTCAAAACTGTAAAAGAAGCAACTGTTAAAAACGACTCGCGCTTCACAGCCTATGGTTTGCCCACCAACAAGGGCAAAAAGGATGATAAAATTACAGACGCCAATTACCTCTGGATTTCGTTGTTTGCTACCTCATTGAACGAAAATGGTCGAGCAGGTTTCGTGATGGCTAACTCTGCTTCGGATGCTCGCAACACAGAGTATGATATCCGGAAGAAGATTGTAGACAGCGGCATTGTGGATTGTATGGTTACCATGCCATCAAATATGTTTTACACAGTAACCCTGCCTGCTACCATCTGGTTCTTCGATAGGGGAAAGGTAAACACCGACCGTAAAGACAAGATCCTGTTCCTGGATGGGAGAAACGTATACCGTCAACTTGACCGCGCCCACCGTGACTGGTCCGAGGAGCAGGTTCAGAACTTAGCGGCGATTGTGCGCTTGTACCGTGGCGAAACAAGCCGTTATCTAGAGCTGATTGACCGATATATTAAAGAGGCTATCAAGGCTATTTTAGCCCTTCCGGAACATGTAGAAAAATTTGGAGCCGCACTTACCAAAACAATTTCTGGCTTACAAAACTACTATCAACAAAGCGAAGGCAAGTACAAATCTGAACAGCTGAATAATCTTCAGGCATCTGATCTTCTTGAGCAGTTACAAACGCTGCAACTGTTAAATGCACCAAATGTAACGGATGATTTGTCTTTACGGACACTGGCTACTGCCAAAGATAATACCTCTCAACTACAATTTGCCACCGAACTCAGAACCATTCTTGCTGCTTACCGAGTGCTGCAAAATCAGCTGAATCAACAGAAAGAGCAGGTGACAGAATTGTGGAAGCAAGCTGACAAATTGCTTAAACTCAAAAACGACAAATCATGGATCGACTTTGGCTTGAATAAAGCTGATAAAGTGTTCGAAGAGAAACAGCAGAAATTACATGCTGTTCTGGAACAGGGTATCTATTGGCTCAAAAGCATGAGTTGGCTGCAAGAGCGTTTCCCTGATGCAATCTATGTTGATGTGACAGGTCTTTGCAAAGCTGTTTCACGGAAAGAGTATACTGAGGAACAGGATTATTCTTTGAATGCAGGCAGATATGTTGGAATCACATTGGATGAGGATGGCATGACCGAAGAAGAGTTCATTAAACTTATTCAGTTTAAAGCAAAAAATTTCAAAGACCTGTGTTTAGAGGCGCAGCAACTTGAAGAAAACATTGTTGATAACTTCTCAAAACTGCTGTCATGA
- a CDS encoding restriction endonuclease subunit S, whose amino-acid sequence MITENLKLEDLVTFQRGFDITVKDQIEGNIPVISSGGISSYHNEYRVEGPGVVIGRKGTLGTVHFVEGNFWPHDTTLWVKDYKGNDPKFIYYYLKTLQLERFDAGASNPTLNRNHIHKLKVQVPKFKFRSKIASILSAYDELIENNNQRIAILEQMTEENYNEWFVRFRFPNHDNTPIWDGLPEGWMTLDLQDVFSFISRGVTPEYADGSGIFAINQKVNKGRFLDKQHLKELDQSLIISREKFAHYGDILLNSLGEGTLGRVHFYTDQNERYPVDQHMSILRSKTKSMAFFIYMFLQSPLGQGKLDLMKVGGTNMTMINISDLRKFKVVVPHQTIIDSFYQINKTSIELKQNLINKNEILQEAQDLLLPRLISGKFSVEHLVKEEEEHLQLF is encoded by the coding sequence ATGATTACTGAAAATCTGAAATTAGAAGATCTAGTTACTTTCCAAAGAGGGTTCGATATAACTGTTAAAGATCAGATAGAAGGTAATATACCTGTTATATCATCAGGTGGGATTTCAAGTTATCATAACGAATACAGAGTTGAGGGCCCAGGCGTTGTTATTGGAAGGAAGGGTACTTTAGGAACGGTTCATTTTGTAGAAGGAAACTTTTGGCCTCATGATACTACACTTTGGGTAAAGGACTATAAAGGAAATGACCCTAAATTTATTTACTATTATCTCAAGACATTACAGCTTGAAAGATTTGATGCAGGAGCTTCTAATCCAACACTAAATCGTAATCATATTCATAAACTGAAGGTACAGGTACCTAAGTTTAAATTTAGAAGTAAAATCGCTTCCATCCTTTCTGCCTACGATGAACTGATAGAAAACAACAATCAGCGCATTGCCATATTGGAACAGATGACAGAAGAAAATTACAATGAGTGGTTTGTGCGCTTTCGCTTTCCTAATCATGACAACACACCCATATGGGATGGTTTACCTGAAGGTTGGATGACTTTAGATTTGCAAGATGTCTTTTCTTTTATTTCCAGAGGCGTTACTCCTGAATATGCGGATGGTTCTGGAATATTTGCCATCAATCAAAAAGTTAACAAGGGGCGATTTTTGGACAAACAACACCTTAAAGAACTTGATCAATCTTTAATAATCTCTCGTGAGAAGTTTGCCCATTATGGGGACATTTTGCTTAACTCTTTAGGTGAAGGGACATTAGGAAGAGTTCACTTTTATACGGATCAAAACGAAAGATACCCTGTTGATCAGCATATGTCTATTTTAAGATCTAAAACAAAGTCAATGGCTTTTTTCATTTATATGTTTCTTCAAAGTCCCTTAGGGCAAGGAAAGCTGGACTTGATGAAAGTTGGAGGAACAAATATGACTATGATCAATATTTCAGACCTAAGAAAGTTTAAAGTTGTGGTACCTCATCAAACTATCATAGACAGCTTTTACCAAATTAATAAAACATCAATTGAGCTTAAGCAAAATTTGATTAACAAAAATGAAATACTACAAGAGGCGCAGGATCTTCTTCTTCCAAGGCTCATTAGTGGAAAGTTTTCTGTAGAGCACCTTGTTAAGGAGGAGGAAGAGCATTTACAACTCTTCTAA
- a CDS encoding helix-turn-helix transcriptional regulator produces the protein MATNKYAVIRYNALDQCFRNPGRRYFIQDLIKCCSEAIYDFSGNEEGVKRRQIFEDIKFMESDQGWSIPLERHNEGKKVYYRYSDLSFSIKSQPLNHTEANQLKETLMLLGRFKGLPQFEWMDEMLVRLQTTFRFSEKSTEIVGFDQNRYLKGLEFFSEVFNAILYTKVLSIKYKSFKQHSVSELTFHPYYLKQYNNRWFLFGLSQEFGLISNLALDRIEGITELNLPYAPNLTVDFEEFFEDAIGVTVPKDTLPQIITLKINSTLWPYIETKPIHGSQRIIQKGEGFVLIELFVIINYELVSLLFSMGEELVVTEPSALSDLIKGKAKAILKNYS, from the coding sequence ATGGCCACTAACAAATATGCAGTCATTAGGTATAACGCATTAGACCAATGCTTTAGAAACCCGGGCCGCAGGTATTTCATTCAGGACTTGATCAAGTGTTGTAGCGAAGCCATTTACGACTTCTCCGGAAATGAGGAAGGCGTGAAAAGAAGGCAGATCTTTGAGGATATCAAATTTATGGAGAGTGACCAAGGTTGGTCCATTCCGTTAGAGCGCCACAATGAGGGCAAGAAAGTATATTATAGGTACTCAGACCTTTCTTTCTCTATCAAAAGCCAACCTCTCAACCACACAGAAGCTAATCAACTAAAAGAGACATTGATGCTTCTGGGTAGATTCAAAGGACTACCCCAGTTCGAATGGATGGATGAAATGCTGGTAAGGCTTCAAACCACCTTTCGATTTTCAGAGAAGTCAACTGAGATTGTAGGATTTGATCAAAACAGGTACTTAAAAGGGCTTGAATTTTTCTCAGAAGTTTTTAATGCCATTCTCTACACCAAAGTACTTTCAATCAAATATAAGAGCTTTAAACAGCATTCCGTAAGTGAACTCACGTTCCATCCCTACTACCTTAAACAATATAATAACCGATGGTTCCTTTTCGGTCTTAGCCAAGAGTTTGGGTTGATATCTAATCTTGCTTTAGACAGAATAGAAGGAATAACGGAATTAAACCTTCCCTATGCACCCAACCTTACAGTTGACTTTGAGGAATTCTTCGAGGATGCGATTGGCGTAACTGTACCGAAAGATACTTTACCCCAAATCATAACTCTCAAAATCAACTCAACATTGTGGCCTTACATTGAGACTAAGCCAATCCATGGGTCGCAGAGGATCATCCAAAAAGGAGAAGGTTTTGTTCTTATAGAACTATTCGTTATCATAAACTACGAACTGGTTTCCTTACTTTTTTCAATGGGAGAAGAGCTAGTGGTTACCGAGCCTTCAGCTTTATCTGACCTAATCAAAGGAAAGGCTAAAGCTATTCTTAAAAACTATTCCTAA
- a CDS encoding ATP-dependent DNA helicase: MPQYNLNDEIDLEVMRHHFDSIQAAEWENYIDLAKIRKIGFDNVGVLTRAKGKAGRSKSFSDKQINWALSLIEELDRSQEDDIKSSKTQEMYEGGSYEMPLSHITLRVAWHDNKWNGHVCNDPANNIYCSGFHSLLSERIRKRKYNNLEQEIAHSGLPLSQIEYLPPCFWSSNLFGKEQIRIKHDNPAAKSLGTIEETLPAQSVYGWPFAVSFTRTKIEQSESGAYPKNLETVRIPRFNAKIHEGKSIGFVYANYSNPLTEEEQQYLVVGAGIVDRKQNASEIPHFGPKSEIDKIKNRHSYPKDKYRNFPSMNWAMRFSFDDYSMVRMPYHEYLEEAERLGDEAKDQFLNKIKVAVSEPELQWCFKYVAMDIGDDEAIYILTKMRKALLDCVDDGIVPREEMQQRINTVEQLLQMAWGSRTYFPGFVNLSRVILNQVQEPSFILWHFYEDFKIDAEDQYTGLRSILASPHSFRGDKMHKNALIELKDRLAQNGLTADEFLTLSMLNLKVFQFQRILDGKLRLSGTWIRNFEEDVRKSHEVQDIISNPYILCEDYEPWADSHDNVYGEERDSPISLFKIDIAFFPHTRFVHRNTLQASMNFVDPKRLRALTLKFLHSLEQFGHCFADAEMLEIALREYPLYYELGGEYRLPSRLFNPIQSEYSNHFQADPKKIVIIEANDTSYFYLKEVYEAEKSIEGRLLSLLKSHDNSEVFVGLDSYLAASTHKLKETIGEGFDERGFLEERTELYKQIFAKKLFVLTGNAGSGKSHEIQNILTYLEEQEDQEYLLLAPTGKAALRLSSDSAFPNIKATTIDKFISDFKHKKINAGELRKYQNVVVDETSMVDLLKFDKLLRIFNFKESSFKRLILLGDPNQLPAIGYGRILSDVLNYLGTHQEYSGNFIRLETNCRSELKENQVLQLADCFKQGADLDTSFIAKFKNREQNISDGFQARYWNTKEDLYTQIDEEFEELTNRLNISGDKSERLNQILGLQSDGELGQRLDLENFQILTPYRSQISGASRINDFIQTEFKSNLDFELRKNTFKKGDKLIRTQNYYESGKLTLSNGTLGFILGMPKENFYFEAKGGMDELAFSDIRSAEQEFFELAYAITVHKAQGSGFNHLFLVLPARYGLLSKELVYTALTRTKKTITLFIQETEENRKSVLEIASERLFSASRRTSLLLDKPYRYYNLEPERGVFVESRIELLIYHMLMNKRDELGADLFDFTYEEKPIVEGQKVNIKTDFTIYSNNQTWYWEHLGLMGQRKYHWTWLNVKKPTYQKAGIWDMVITTDESNGVNPEKIKNLIQLIVENQVGNEDKHQQYSNHHFFLR; encoded by the coding sequence ATGCCACAATATAACTTGAATGATGAAATTGATTTGGAAGTCATGCGACATCACTTTGATTCTATTCAAGCAGCTGAATGGGAGAATTACATAGATCTAGCTAAAATAAGAAAAATTGGTTTTGATAATGTTGGAGTTCTAACCAGGGCAAAAGGAAAGGCAGGAAGGTCCAAATCTTTCAGTGATAAACAAATCAATTGGGCATTGTCACTGATTGAAGAGTTAGACAGATCCCAAGAAGACGATATCAAAAGCAGCAAAACGCAAGAGATGTATGAAGGGGGTTCTTATGAAATGCCGCTTTCGCATATTACCTTACGGGTAGCATGGCATGACAATAAATGGAATGGACATGTGTGCAATGATCCAGCAAATAATATCTATTGCAGTGGTTTTCACTCCCTCCTATCTGAGAGAATCAGAAAGAGAAAATACAATAACCTTGAGCAAGAAATTGCCCATAGTGGCCTACCGTTAAGTCAAATAGAGTATTTACCCCCCTGCTTCTGGTCTTCTAATCTATTTGGGAAAGAGCAAATCAGAATAAAACATGATAACCCTGCAGCCAAAAGCTTGGGAACAATAGAAGAAACCCTGCCGGCCCAATCTGTTTACGGGTGGCCATTTGCGGTTTCTTTTACCAGGACAAAAATAGAGCAAAGTGAAAGCGGTGCTTATCCGAAGAACCTAGAGACAGTAAGGATCCCACGATTCAATGCTAAAATCCACGAAGGCAAGAGCATCGGGTTCGTGTATGCGAATTACAGCAACCCTTTGACTGAGGAAGAGCAACAATATCTGGTTGTAGGGGCTGGCATCGTGGACCGCAAGCAGAACGCCTCCGAAATACCCCACTTCGGCCCTAAAAGTGAGATTGACAAGATTAAAAATAGACATTCTTATCCAAAAGATAAGTACCGCAACTTCCCTAGCATGAACTGGGCTATGAGGTTCAGCTTTGATGACTATTCCATGGTGAGAATGCCCTATCATGAATACTTAGAGGAAGCCGAGCGCTTAGGGGATGAAGCAAAAGACCAATTCCTCAATAAGATTAAAGTCGCTGTATCAGAACCTGAATTACAGTGGTGCTTCAAGTATGTCGCGATGGACATAGGGGATGATGAGGCTATTTACATCCTTACCAAGATGCGTAAAGCGCTTCTTGATTGTGTAGATGATGGAATTGTGCCCAGAGAGGAAATGCAGCAACGCATTAACACTGTAGAACAGCTCCTACAGATGGCTTGGGGATCAAGAACCTATTTCCCTGGATTTGTAAACCTAAGTAGGGTGATTCTCAATCAAGTGCAGGAACCTTCCTTTATCCTATGGCACTTCTATGAGGACTTTAAGATAGACGCAGAGGATCAATACACTGGGCTTAGGAGTATTTTAGCATCCCCTCATTCTTTTAGAGGGGACAAGATGCACAAAAACGCATTAATAGAACTCAAGGATAGACTGGCACAGAATGGTTTGACGGCGGATGAGTTTTTAACCTTGTCCATGTTAAACCTGAAAGTATTTCAGTTCCAACGTATACTGGATGGGAAACTGAGACTCAGTGGCACTTGGATAAGAAATTTTGAGGAAGATGTGCGCAAGTCGCATGAGGTGCAGGATATCATTTCTAATCCGTATATTCTATGTGAAGATTATGAGCCATGGGCCGATTCACATGACAATGTATATGGGGAAGAACGAGACTCCCCTATCAGTTTGTTCAAAATAGACATTGCCTTCTTCCCCCATACTAGGTTTGTCCATCGAAATACCCTGCAGGCCTCCATGAACTTTGTGGATCCAAAGAGATTACGTGCTTTGACGCTGAAGTTCCTGCATAGCCTTGAACAGTTCGGCCACTGTTTTGCAGATGCTGAGATGCTTGAAATTGCGTTAAGGGAATATCCTCTATATTATGAATTGGGTGGAGAGTACCGATTGCCCTCACGATTATTCAACCCTATTCAAAGCGAGTATTCAAATCACTTCCAAGCGGATCCGAAAAAGATTGTGATTATTGAAGCCAATGACACCTCTTATTTTTATCTAAAGGAGGTTTATGAGGCTGAGAAAAGTATCGAAGGGCGACTTTTAAGTCTTTTGAAAAGCCACGACAATTCTGAAGTATTTGTGGGGTTAGACTCTTATCTGGCTGCTTCAACCCACAAGCTGAAAGAGACAATCGGGGAGGGTTTTGATGAGCGTGGTTTCCTGGAAGAGAGGACAGAGCTTTACAAGCAAATCTTCGCTAAAAAGCTGTTTGTACTAACTGGAAATGCAGGAAGTGGAAAGTCACATGAAATACAAAACATACTCACTTACCTTGAGGAACAGGAAGATCAAGAATACCTTTTGTTGGCTCCTACTGGCAAAGCGGCGTTGCGTCTAAGCAGTGACAGTGCCTTCCCCAATATCAAGGCAACTACCATAGACAAGTTCATTTCCGATTTCAAGCACAAAAAAATCAATGCGGGTGAGTTAAGGAAATATCAAAATGTGGTGGTGGATGAAACCTCCATGGTGGATTTGCTCAAGTTTGATAAACTACTCAGGATATTCAACTTCAAAGAGTCCTCTTTCAAAAGGTTGATTCTACTAGGTGATCCAAACCAGCTTCCGGCCATTGGCTATGGAAGAATTCTATCTGATGTATTAAACTACCTAGGTACCCACCAAGAGTATTCAGGAAACTTCATCCGTCTTGAGACTAACTGTAGGTCTGAACTGAAAGAGAACCAAGTTTTGCAGTTAGCCGATTGCTTCAAACAAGGGGCTGACTTGGATACTTCATTCATTGCCAAGTTCAAGAATCGCGAGCAAAACATTTCAGATGGTTTTCAAGCCCGGTACTGGAACACTAAGGAGGATTTATATACTCAGATAGATGAAGAGTTTGAAGAATTAACTAATAGGCTCAACATAAGTGGAGACAAATCAGAAAGGCTGAATCAGATCCTTGGACTGCAATCGGATGGAGAACTTGGGCAAAGGCTAGACCTTGAAAACTTCCAAATCCTCACCCCTTACAGGTCTCAGATATCTGGGGCAAGCCGAATCAACGATTTCATACAGACAGAGTTCAAATCAAACCTTGATTTTGAGCTACGCAAGAACACCTTCAAAAAAGGGGACAAACTGATTAGAACACAAAACTATTACGAGAGTGGCAAACTTACGCTTTCTAATGGTACGCTAGGTTTTATTCTGGGTATGCCAAAAGAGAACTTCTACTTTGAAGCAAAAGGTGGAATGGATGAATTGGCCTTCTCAGATATAAGGTCTGCAGAACAGGAATTCTTTGAACTCGCCTATGCCATCACAGTGCACAAAGCACAGGGAAGCGGATTCAACCATCTATTTCTTGTACTACCAGCAAGATATGGGCTTCTTTCAAAGGAGCTGGTATACACCGCTCTGACCAGGACAAAGAAAACTATCACACTATTTATCCAGGAGACAGAGGAAAACAGAAAAAGTGTGCTAGAGATAGCTTCAGAGAGGTTGTTCTCGGCATCAAGAAGGACAAGCTTGCTGTTAGACAAGCCATACCGTTACTATAACCTAGAGCCTGAACGAGGGGTTTTCGTAGAATCTAGGATTGAGCTTTTGATTTACCATATGCTCATGAACAAGCGTGACGAGCTAGGGGCTGACTTGTTTGATTTTACCTATGAGGAAAAACCTATAGTAGAGGGTCAGAAGGTAAACATCAAAACTGATTTCACCATCTACTCCAATAATCAGACTTGGTATTGGGAGCACTTGGGATTGATGGGGCAACGAAAATACCATTGGACTTGGCTAAACGTCAAAAAGCCCACCTACCAAAAAGCAGGGATATGGGATATGGTTATAACTACTGATGAATCAAACGGAGTTAACCCAGAGAAGATAAAAAACCTAATACAGCTGATTGTTGAGAACCAAGTTGGGAACGAAGACAAGCACCAGCAGTATTCCAATCATCATTTTTTCTTAAGGTAG
- a CDS encoding N-6 DNA methylase, which produces MMLTKRFPFMQSPTASYSLIESKAYKAIEILKGQANKPNYHLVGLLLLLQKENVLDQVTSQEPAFIIYELREAMYFFDQFKHLIPVYEAFSDSLLEIEPRRLVQVFEVIKSTDKSSLDIFLKDVIENLVYHISKLEGRLGGVFLQPVELTKFICALADLKEGASVYNPFAGAASFGVHFGENIEYTGQEINRSSWAIGLLRLIASNKFEQADFILGDSIIEWNPLGRKFDLIVGNPPFNLRVDQYNHKADSISDATSFFLKECLKDLTTNGKAIVVAPNSTLSNNGKDNKSLRRFLVNEDLLETVISFPGGLLNNTGIPFNILVINNAKKQRGRVLFVDAGNSLFEASTKQKAIDAQRLLSVLQGESSSEIKIVTQEEIFSNDFNLMVQRYFTKESSGVALGNILKPVKGSKVSQATEGKYVRIKDLSNDTHDFILDTSTIETVSLPKYAVKLEKSAILLAVRWKSLKPTHFVYKGEPIFLSPDILPFEVKGKMIDIAYLCSVLASEDVMTQLDRYRTGATVPYITRLDLLKVKVDLPDLETQRVIITSEASRLLEEERKAIRNRAYEELASIKHSMGKPLLNLNSGVRNIEAALSKISIDWESFKLSSKTEYTLRDAINSLYSNLDLLSNLLRNNKHELDVNTYALNQVEAISFFRRYVGDLKAVDGEKYQLSLDVSPDLETEFKGGVYIHANEELLKIALNNIVDNAQRHGFTRKDQDYKLEIRLNLHLNRSYANLDIEVANNGEPFPEGFSWTNLIRKGATAGPTGNSGIGGHDIDAIVTRLDGRLELYTHPYITAPFTTIYKIYIPIIGSDGYQQYE; this is translated from the coding sequence ATGATGTTAACCAAACGCTTTCCTTTTATGCAATCTCCTACGGCCTCCTACTCTCTTATTGAATCAAAAGCTTATAAAGCCATCGAAATTCTTAAGGGGCAGGCTAATAAACCTAACTATCATTTGGTGGGGCTTCTTCTACTTTTACAAAAGGAGAATGTCTTAGATCAAGTAACCAGTCAAGAACCTGCTTTTATAATTTATGAACTGAGAGAAGCAATGTACTTCTTTGATCAATTTAAACATTTGATACCAGTATATGAGGCATTCAGTGATTCACTCTTAGAGATTGAGCCCAGAAGGCTAGTTCAGGTTTTTGAAGTAATTAAGTCAACTGATAAATCGTCCTTAGATATCTTTCTCAAGGATGTAATTGAAAATTTGGTTTACCACATTTCTAAATTGGAAGGCCGTTTGGGAGGAGTTTTCTTACAACCCGTAGAGTTAACTAAATTCATCTGTGCCTTAGCTGATTTGAAAGAAGGAGCTTCTGTTTACAACCCCTTTGCAGGCGCTGCCTCTTTTGGGGTTCATTTTGGGGAAAATATAGAGTATACCGGACAAGAGATTAATCGTTCATCTTGGGCGATTGGGCTACTAAGGCTGATTGCTTCCAACAAATTTGAACAGGCTGACTTTATCCTCGGAGACTCTATTATTGAGTGGAATCCTCTTGGAAGAAAATTTGATCTGATAGTAGGTAACCCGCCTTTTAACTTGAGAGTTGACCAGTACAACCATAAGGCTGATTCAATCTCTGATGCAACTTCGTTTTTTTTAAAGGAATGCTTAAAGGATTTAACTACAAATGGCAAGGCCATTGTTGTTGCTCCAAATAGCACATTATCTAATAATGGAAAGGATAACAAGTCGCTTCGTAGGTTTTTAGTAAATGAGGACTTATTAGAAACTGTCATTTCATTTCCCGGTGGCCTTTTAAACAACACTGGGATACCATTCAATATATTAGTAATCAATAACGCTAAAAAACAAAGGGGAAGAGTTCTCTTTGTAGATGCAGGAAACTCGTTATTTGAAGCTTCTACAAAGCAAAAAGCTATAGATGCACAACGTTTACTGTCTGTGTTACAGGGTGAAAGCTCTTCAGAAATAAAAATTGTAACTCAGGAGGAGATATTCTCCAATGATTTTAATTTGATGGTCCAGAGGTACTTCACTAAGGAATCTTCTGGTGTCGCTTTGGGAAATATTCTCAAACCTGTTAAAGGATCAAAAGTAAGCCAAGCTACAGAGGGAAAATATGTCCGAATCAAGGATCTAAGTAACGATACACATGATTTCATCTTAGATACAAGTACTATTGAAACTGTGAGCTTGCCCAAGTACGCTGTAAAGCTTGAAAAATCAGCCATCTTACTAGCAGTAAGGTGGAAATCTTTAAAACCAACTCACTTTGTCTATAAAGGTGAACCCATTTTCCTTTCACCTGACATCCTACCTTTTGAGGTCAAGGGGAAGATGATAGATATTGCTTATTTATGCAGTGTCTTAGCTTCCGAGGACGTTATGACTCAATTGGACAGGTACCGCACAGGCGCAACCGTTCCTTATATTACTAGGCTAGATCTTTTAAAGGTTAAGGTGGACCTTCCTGATCTGGAAACACAAAGAGTAATTATTACTTCAGAAGCATCTAGGCTTTTAGAAGAGGAACGAAAAGCGATAAGAAATAGAGCTTATGAAGAACTAGCTTCTATCAAACACTCCATGGGCAAACCTTTACTAAATCTTAATTCTGGGGTAAGAAACATAGAAGCAGCACTCTCTAAAATTAGCATCGACTGGGAGAGCTTTAAGTTGAGTAGTAAAACAGAGTATACGTTGCGAGATGCTATTAATTCCCTTTACTCTAACCTGGACCTTCTTTCCAATTTACTGAGGAATAACAAGCATGAGTTAGATGTTAACACTTACGCCCTGAATCAAGTTGAAGCAATTAGCTTCTTCAGGCGATATGTTGGTGATTTAAAAGCAGTTGATGGCGAAAAGTATCAATTAAGTTTAGATGTTTCTCCTGATTTAGAAACAGAATTTAAGGGAGGTGTCTACATACATGCTAATGAGGAGTTATTGAAAATTGCTTTAAATAACATAGTAGATAATGCGCAAAGACATGGTTTTACTAGGAAAGACCAAGATTATAAACTTGAAATACGATTGAATTTGCACCTTAATAGATCTTATGCAAATTTAGACATCGAGGTAGCAAATAATGGAGAACCCTTTCCTGAAGGTTTTTCTTGGACAAACCTAATCCGAAAGGGGGCTACTGCAGGCCCTACTGGAAATTCAGGCATAGGGGGGCATGATATCGATGCAATTGTGACAAGACTGGATGGCAGACTGGAGCTTTATACACATCCCTATATTACTGCTCCTTTTACTACCATCTATAAAATATATATACCAATTATTGGCAGTGACGGATATCAACAGTATGAATAA